In Populus nigra chromosome 1, ddPopNigr1.1, whole genome shotgun sequence, one genomic interval encodes:
- the LOC133675210 gene encoding agamous-like MADS-box protein AGL16, with protein MCRMKSTACHQQTVVASSSSNEEDVSLGTDHGKESTPTCDVASSCAVSQRRSSLWKREAASLGKELQCLQEYHRQLMGEELSGLSIEDIENLENQLEKSMKGVRIKKEQILTDEIKEMSQKGNLIYQENLELHKKVDLIGQENADLRRVLVLATHVSLRNFIHLPFNSELHFLPRNKEPTKNLYTHSS; from the exons atgtgtagaatgaaatctacagcatGTCATCAGCAGACAGTTgtagctagttcttctagcaatgaggaggacgtatccttaggtaCTGATCACGGCaaggaatctacgccaacttgtgatgtTGCCTCTTCTTGCGCGGTTTCACAGCGTAGAAGcagt TTGTGGAAAAGGGAGGCAGCAAGCTTGGGGAAGGAACTGCAGTGCTTGCAAGAATATCATCG GCAATTGATGGGAGAAGAACTGTCTGGTTTGAGCATCGAAGATATAGAAAATCTAGAAAACCAGCTGGAGAAGAGTATGAAAGGTGTTCGAATTAAAAAG GAACAAATTTTAACTGATGAAATCAAAGAGATGAGCCAAAAG GGCAAtctaatttatcaagaaaacctAGAACTGCATAAGAAGGTTGACCTCATCGGTCAAGAAAATGCAGATTTGCGTAGGGTACTAGTCTTGGCAACACATGTATCACTAAGAAATTTTATCCATCTCCCATTCAACTCTGAACTTCACTTTTTACCACGAAATAAAGAACCTACAAAGAATTTATACACACATTCTTCATAG